One region of Streptomyces rishiriensis genomic DNA includes:
- a CDS encoding PucR family transcriptional regulator, giving the protein MDSRTDPRFDSQSAGITVRRALELPGLRSGLPEILAGAERLGRTVRWVHAGEVPNIASLLKGGELLLTTGYGLGTRPAEQRAFVRTLAERGIAALVIELGPRFTRLPAALVETARATGLPLVQLHREVPFVAVTEEIHTEIVNGHYALLQQAEEVHRRCTQALLGGGGIPQVLGILADFSGNPVFLETTEGQLLYAAGAGPEGADPLQVWEGLRGPHKDAPPPAGSVLVDVPGGGPGAGSVRARLVLLPVRAPLAPVHRIAAERAAGILAVVLMQARQEEELAARGRGDFLTDLAEGRIAAEDAPAQARVLGFKPGGSPLLPVVMRLGDGLSPGGGWAVLARAVAEELASVGVPVLLGVRPVEGRVPLLLGLRSESERSAVADRVAAALRAGVERAGMQRPGAQPPVVVVGVAGGWAAASAGLRHAAETATAAQGLPDRPWYDARRLDIDLLLWRLRDHPDLAAFVDRAIGPVRDHDHRSKPPLLPTLETYLAHAGRKAETARELHLNRQTLYNRLARIGELLGTDLDDPQTVLALSLALRARRHVA; this is encoded by the coding sequence ATGGACAGCCGCACGGACCCCCGATTCGACAGCCAGAGCGCCGGCATCACCGTGCGGCGCGCGCTGGAGCTGCCCGGCCTGCGCAGCGGCCTCCCCGAGATCCTCGCGGGCGCCGAGCGGCTGGGCCGCACGGTGCGCTGGGTGCACGCGGGCGAGGTCCCGAACATCGCCTCGCTGCTCAAGGGCGGCGAGCTGCTGCTGACCACGGGCTACGGCCTCGGCACCCGTCCGGCGGAGCAGCGGGCGTTCGTGCGCACCCTGGCCGAGCGGGGCATCGCGGCCCTGGTGATCGAGCTGGGCCCGCGCTTCACCCGGCTGCCGGCGGCCCTGGTCGAGACGGCGCGCGCGACCGGGCTCCCCCTGGTCCAACTGCACCGCGAGGTGCCGTTCGTGGCGGTCACGGAGGAGATCCACACCGAGATCGTCAACGGACACTACGCACTGCTCCAGCAGGCCGAGGAAGTACACCGGCGCTGCACGCAAGCCCTGCTCGGCGGGGGCGGGATACCGCAGGTCCTGGGCATCCTGGCGGACTTCAGCGGCAACCCGGTCTTCCTGGAGACGACCGAGGGTCAGCTCCTGTACGCCGCCGGAGCCGGCCCCGAGGGCGCCGATCCGCTCCAGGTGTGGGAGGGCCTGCGCGGGCCGCACAAGGACGCGCCGCCGCCCGCCGGTTCGGTGCTGGTGGACGTGCCCGGGGGCGGGCCGGGGGCGGGTTCGGTGCGCGCCCGGCTCGTACTGCTGCCCGTGCGCGCCCCCCTCGCACCGGTGCACCGGATCGCCGCCGAACGGGCGGCCGGGATCCTGGCCGTGGTGCTGATGCAGGCCCGTCAGGAGGAGGAGCTCGCGGCACGCGGCCGGGGCGACTTCCTCACCGACCTCGCCGAGGGCCGGATCGCCGCCGAGGACGCCCCGGCGCAGGCGCGCGTCCTCGGTTTCAAGCCCGGCGGCAGTCCTCTGCTCCCGGTCGTGATGCGGCTCGGCGACGGCCTCTCCCCCGGCGGGGGCTGGGCGGTGCTGGCGCGCGCGGTCGCCGAGGAACTGGCGTCGGTGGGCGTGCCCGTGCTGCTGGGGGTGCGGCCGGTGGAGGGCCGGGTGCCGCTGCTGCTGGGCCTGCGGTCGGAGTCGGAGCGGTCCGCGGTCGCGGACCGGGTGGCGGCGGCGCTGCGGGCCGGCGTGGAGCGGGCCGGGATGCAGCGGCCGGGGGCCCAGCCGCCGGTGGTGGTGGTCGGGGTGGCGGGCGGCTGGGCGGCCGCCTCGGCGGGTCTGCGGCACGCGGCGGAGACGGCGACCGCCGCGCAGGGCCTGCCGGACCGCCCCTGGTACGACGCACGCCGTCTGGACATCGACCTCCTGCTGTGGCGGCTGCGCGACCATCCCGACCTGGCGGCCTTCGTGGACCGTGCGATCGGCCCGGTCCGCGACCACGACCACCGCTCCAAGCCGCCCCTGCTGCCCACTCTGGAGACCTACCTGGCGCACGCCGGCCGCAAGGCGGAAACGGCCCGCGAGCTGCATCTGAACCGCCAGACGCTGTACAACCGCCTCGCCCGCATCGGCGAGTTGCTCGGCACCGACCTCGACGACCCGCAGACGGTCCTGGCGTTGAGCCTGGCGCTGCGCGCACGGCGGCACGTGGCGTAG
- a CDS encoding glycosyltransferase family 4 protein → MSSHSPHGHSSLRTVQVLGGGNAGSSAHVRSLAAGLVARGVRVTVCAPGEADDTYDFTGVGAEHVHVPRSSDPGSVATLRAACTDADLVHAHGLHASFRAVLALSGRRTPLIVTWHDRAHAEGARAHLLRLLERRVARTATVVLGTTSDLVDRARRTGARDARLAAVALPRRSRTGENEECEPPPSKLRAELGAMGRPLFMTAGPLDGRRGHDLLLDAARAWRGLDPVPLVVVAGEGPRRAELQRRIEDEELPVRLLGGRDDVGELLAAADLALLPGGGESRSVLAQQALHARVPLVAALTGGVRELVGDAAELVPPHDPEAFAAAVVRLLDDPERAALLRDLGTRQAADWPSEDETVAQVLSVYDELTRLRPMI, encoded by the coding sequence GTGAGCAGCCACTCACCGCACGGCCACTCGTCGCTGCGCACCGTGCAGGTGCTGGGCGGCGGCAACGCCGGCAGCAGCGCGCACGTGCGTTCCCTGGCCGCGGGGCTCGTCGCGCGGGGCGTGCGGGTGACGGTGTGCGCCCCCGGCGAGGCGGATGACACCTACGACTTCACCGGCGTGGGCGCCGAACACGTGCACGTGCCGCGCAGCAGCGATCCGGGGTCCGTGGCGACGCTCAGGGCGGCCTGCACGGACGCCGACCTCGTCCACGCGCACGGACTGCACGCCTCGTTCCGGGCCGTCCTCGCGCTCAGCGGCCGACGCACCCCGCTCATCGTCACCTGGCACGACCGCGCCCACGCCGAGGGAGCCCGCGCCCATCTGCTGCGGCTGCTGGAACGCCGGGTCGCGCGGACCGCCACCGTGGTCCTCGGCACCACCTCCGACCTCGTCGACCGGGCCCGCAGGACGGGCGCGCGCGACGCGCGGCTCGCCGCCGTGGCGCTGCCCCGGCGGAGCCGGACCGGGGAGAACGAGGAGTGCGAGCCGCCGCCCTCGAAGCTGCGGGCCGAGCTCGGCGCCATGGGGCGCCCGCTGTTCATGACCGCCGGTCCCCTGGACGGCCGCCGCGGTCACGACCTGCTGCTGGACGCCGCGCGGGCCTGGCGCGGTCTGGACCCGGTGCCGCTGGTCGTGGTGGCGGGGGAGGGGCCGCGGCGGGCCGAGCTCCAGCGCCGCATCGAGGACGAGGAGCTGCCGGTCCGGCTGCTCGGTGGACGCGACGACGTGGGCGAACTGCTCGCCGCCGCCGACCTCGCGCTGCTGCCCGGCGGCGGGGAGTCCCGGTCGGTCCTGGCGCAGCAGGCCCTGCACGCGCGCGTACCGCTCGTCGCCGCGCTGACCGGGGGTGTCCGCGAACTCGTGGGCGACGCGGCCGAACTGGTGCCGCCGCACGACCCGGAGGCCTTCGCCGCCGCTGTCGTACGGCTGCTCGACGATCCCGAACGGGCCGCCCTCCTGCGGGATCTGGGCACGCGGCAGGCGGCCGACTGGCCCAGCGAGGACGAGACCGTCGCCCAGGTCCTCAGCGTCTACGACGAGCTGACGCGGCTCCGGCCGATGATCTGA
- a CDS encoding FAD-binding oxidoreductase, with amino-acid sequence MASPSKAGAALSALREELVGDVFAPEDPGYDETRTVFNAMIDRRPAVIAQCVDESDVVRSVRFARDLDLHIAVRGGGHSVAGMALGDGALVVDLRHMRAVTVDPAAEAVRIAGGATMSDLDRACLPHGLATTGGRASTTGVGGFVLGGGTGWLDRSCGLAVDNLLGVELVTAEGRQVHASADENPELFWALHGGGGNFGIATALTLKLHELPQFSIALLLYLPEFGAEVTRTYRDLITAGPDEASGAVIYLTGPPEEFVPPHLVGTLLCGVLLTYAGSEEDLRKLAEPLLAMPHESEVVGAMPYADVQCMIDDPPGMRNYWSAEYLTGAPDDFVDVFCARGRAVPVPTGTMHALFPQGGAIAAGPHEYPVPYRDAPWGVHPFGLWADPADDERCVQWVRDVRAAVQPWSTGAVYLNFIGDEGADRVVAGVGEANARRLADVKRRYDPDNVFRFNHNIEPA; translated from the coding sequence ATGGCCTCCCCATCGAAGGCGGGCGCGGCGCTGTCCGCGCTGCGCGAGGAACTGGTCGGCGACGTGTTCGCCCCGGAGGACCCGGGTTACGACGAGACCCGGACGGTCTTCAACGCGATGATCGACCGCCGTCCGGCGGTGATCGCCCAGTGCGTGGACGAGTCCGACGTCGTACGGTCGGTGCGCTTCGCCCGTGACCTGGACCTGCACATCGCGGTACGCGGCGGCGGGCACAGCGTCGCGGGCATGGCACTGGGCGACGGGGCCCTGGTGGTGGACCTGCGTCACATGCGCGCGGTCACCGTCGACCCCGCCGCCGAGGCGGTACGGATCGCGGGCGGGGCCACGATGAGCGACCTGGACCGCGCCTGCCTGCCCCACGGGCTGGCCACGACCGGCGGACGTGCCTCCACCACCGGCGTCGGCGGCTTCGTCCTCGGCGGCGGCACCGGCTGGCTGGACCGCTCGTGCGGGCTGGCCGTGGACAACCTGCTCGGCGTCGAGCTGGTCACCGCCGAGGGCCGGCAGGTCCACGCGAGCGCCGACGAGAACCCGGAGCTGTTCTGGGCCCTGCACGGCGGCGGCGGCAACTTCGGCATCGCCACCGCGCTCACCCTGAAGCTGCACGAGCTGCCCCAGTTCTCCATCGCGCTGCTGCTCTACCTGCCCGAGTTCGGCGCCGAGGTCACCCGCACCTACCGGGACCTGATCACGGCCGGCCCGGACGAGGCGTCCGGCGCGGTCATCTACCTCACCGGCCCGCCCGAGGAGTTCGTCCCGCCGCACCTGGTCGGCACGCTGCTCTGCGGGGTGCTGCTGACGTACGCCGGCTCCGAGGAGGACCTGCGCAAGCTCGCCGAACCGCTGCTGGCGATGCCGCACGAGAGCGAAGTCGTCGGGGCGATGCCGTACGCCGACGTCCAGTGCATGATCGACGATCCGCCCGGGATGCGGAACTACTGGTCGGCGGAGTACCTGACCGGCGCCCCGGACGACTTCGTGGACGTGTTCTGCGCCCGTGGCCGGGCCGTGCCCGTGCCGACGGGCACCATGCACGCCCTGTTCCCGCAGGGCGGCGCGATCGCCGCCGGCCCGCACGAGTACCCCGTGCCGTACCGCGACGCGCCCTGGGGCGTGCATCCGTTCGGGCTGTGGGCGGACCCGGCGGACGACGAGCGGTGCGTCCAGTGGGTCCGCGACGTCCGGGCCGCCGTGCAGCCGTGGAGCACGGGCGCGGTCTACCTCAACTTCATCGGCGACGAGGGTGCCGACCGGGTCGTGGCGGGCGTCGGCGAGGCGAACGCGCGGCGGCTCGCGGACGTGAAACGGCGCTACGACCCGGACAACGTCTTCCGCTTCAACCACAACATCGAGCCGGCCTGA